One Choloepus didactylus isolate mChoDid1 chromosome 16, mChoDid1.pri, whole genome shotgun sequence DNA window includes the following coding sequences:
- the LOC119511368 gene encoding prothymosin alpha-like: MSDAAMDTSSKITTKDLYEKKEIVEHAENGRDAPANGNANKENGEQGADNEVDEEEEEGGDEEEEEVEGDSEEEGGDEDEETEAAMGKWTTEDDEDADVDTKKQKTDEVTRQQKRKH, translated from the coding sequence ATGTCAGATGCAGCCATGGATACCAGCTCCAAAATCACCACCAAAGACTTATATGAGAAGAAGGAAATTGTGGAGCATGCAGAGAATGGAAGAGATGCACCTGCTAATGGGAATGCTAACAAAGAAAATGGGGAACAAGGGGCTGACAATGAGGTggatgaggaagaggaagaaggtggggatgaagaggaagaggaggtagAAGGAGATAGTGAGGAAGAGGGTGGAGATgaagatgaggagactgaggctgcTATGGGCAAATGGACCACCGAAGATGATGAGGATGCTGATGTGGACACCAAGAAGCAGAAGACTGATGAGGTGACTAGAcagcaaaaaaggaaacattaa